The sequence TTCATCAGCAATAATTAATGTATGTTCTAACTGACTCATGCCAGGATTATTCATTCTAAAGTAAGCTTGTAAAGGTAAAGGAACTTTAACTCCTTTTGGAACGTATAAGAACGAACCTCCACTCCATAACGCACCATGTAATGCAGCATATCTGTGATTATGTGATGGAACTAATTTCATGAAATATTCTTTTACTAAATCAGGGAACTCTTTAACAGCAGTTTCCATATCTAAGAATATAACGCCTAAATCATTTAATTCTTTTTGTATATGTTGATATACAACTTCTGAATCGTATTGTGCTCCAACTCCAGCTAAAGCTTTTCTTTCTGCTTCGGGAATTCCCAACTTTTCAAAAGTGTCTTTAATTTCTTCTGGAACTTCATCCCATGAATTAGATTTTTTGGCATCAGGTTTCATATATGCAACTATTTTGCTTAAATCTAATTTTCTAATATCTACACCGAAATTAGGTTCATGGTAATTTTCGAATATTTTAAAAGCTTGTAATCTATGCTCTAACATCCATTTAGGTTCATTTTTAGCTTCTGATATTTCTCTAATAACCTTCTCATTTAATCCTGGAGGGGTTTTATATGCATATTTAGCTTCATTTCTAAAATCAAATTTAGATTGATTTATCATTAATTCTTCATAATTAATTTCATTAATATCTTTCATATTACCACTCCTTAACTTCTTCGATATCTGTATACTCACTTAATACAGCATAACCTTTTTCTTCAATTTCTTCAGCAAGTTGTGCATCTCCTGTATATACAATTCTTCCATTCACATATACATGAACGAAGTTAGGATGTATGTATTTCAATATTCTTTGATAATGAGTAATCATTAATATACTCATATCCTCAGTCTTTAATTTATTAATCGCTTCAGCTACATCTTTTAAAGCGTCAACATCAAGCCCAGAATCTATTTCATCTATAATAACCAATTTTGGTTTTAAGAAGAATAATTGTAAAATTTCACTTTTTTTCTTTTCTCCACCAGAGAAACCTGAATTTACATATCTTTCTAAAAATTCCGGTTTAAGATTTATATCTTCACATAATTTCATTAATCTCTTATTTAATTCAATTGGAGAAACTTTTTCATCTGGATGCATGTTTCTATATGCGTTAATTAAAAATTGTCTCATTTTAACGCCTTCAATTTCTTGTGGGTGTTGGAAAGTTAAGAAAATGCCTTTTTTTGCTCTTTCATTTGTATCTAATTCTAAAATATTTTCTCCTTCAAATAACACTTCACCATCTGTAACTTCAAATTTTGGAGAGCCCATAATTACATTTGATAATGTAGATTTTCCAGAGCCATTTGGTCCCATTAATACATGAACTTCCCCAGGATTTATAGTTAAATTAACTCCTTTTAATATCTCTTTGTCGTCTTCAATAACCTTTGCTTTTAAATTTTTCACTTCTAACAACATTTTAATTCCTCCCTTTTTTGTCGTATTTTTCTAATGATATTATACTAAATTAGACAAAAAAAGTCAAATTAAAATTTGTACATTTTGTAACTAACATATAAAAAAACATAGGCGATAATGCCTATGTTTATTAAAATCGTATTAAATTAAGGTTTTAAATACTTTTAATTAATAATTCAACCTTCTTTTTATCAAATCTAGTTATTCCGTGTTTGATTTTTTCTAAGTTTTTAAGATTAAATTTTAGAATGAAATGTTCTTTGGTTTTATATTCAATTTGATTATTGTTTTCTGGCTTAAATGAAGTAATATGATTATAATTAATTGAAATTAAATAATTGGATAATGCAGTTGAAATTGAATTTAATTCTATATTATTTAAATTATTTTCTATATTATTTAAGATTATAAAATGGGGGTCTTCTAAACGAATATCCATCAATTGATACAATAATTGAGATGAATTAGTTAAAAAATATACTTTATTGGTTTTAAAATAAATGAAATCATTATTGTTTATTTTGTTTATATTGTTTTCTTTAATTAAATAAAATTCATTATTATACAATACTAAAATTTTCATATCAAAAATTTCAGAAATCTCAGTAATATAATTTATATATTTCAAATTATTTAGTACAATAAATCCTAATTTTAATTTGAAATGAATATTGTTTTTAAAGACAGAGATTAAAAAGAATAAATCTTTTAATTTTATTTTATTAAATACTCCAAAATTAACAAAATAGAAGTTTGACTCATCAAAATTTTTTTCAGATATACTATAATATTCGTTTTTAATTTTTTTGAATATTTTTTTTTCAATTAATATATCAAAAATATTCTTTTTAAAAAAGTCTTTCATTAAAATCACCAACTCTTTTTAAAAAGGAAGATAGCTTATTATGCAATTTATCCCTATAATATCCATGAGTCATAATAACATTATTTTTCTGACTAATATCAACAAAAGCATATGGTGAATTATCGAAGACGATATAATTATTATCAGGATAAAAATATGAAATTGTATGTATATCCTTATATACTTTAAATAATAATATAGGTATTTTAACAAGAAACATATTTGAAATAATAACATTTAATAGATAATCAAAGGAAGAGTTGTTTAGTAAATCAACTCTTAAAGCTATTAAATCAGCTTTTCGTATTTTAGCATAAAAATAATTTTCAAATTTAAATCCTTCATGTTGTAAAAAGAAGAAAATATTATTTTCATTATTTAAGTTGATAATTCTGCGCTCAAAATTATAATATGTTTCTTCAGATGAACCATTAAAAACATTAATACCTTCTTTATTCAAAATAACAGAAACCCCACTCTGGTCTAAAAAAGACCAAGAGTGGGAAGTAATATTTAAATTAACATTTTCAAATTCCATTAAATGTATAGGATGACCAGCAAAAATTTTCAAATTTCCACATCCTAAATAATAGTACAACTATATTATACCATATAATTTGAAAATTATTTGATATATAATATTTATATTAATCAATATTTGTATTAATGAATATTTGAATAAATCAATATTTATTTAAAAATACTTTGTATGCATAATATGTTTCATATAAATCACCTTTTGAAGCTAATTCATATGGAGAATGCATTCCAAAAAGTGGAACACCAGCATCTACAACACTTAATCCTTTTTCAGCAAAGAATTTAGCGATTGTTCCTCCACCGCCTTGATCTACTTTACCAAGTTCTCCAGTTTGCCATATTACGCCATTTTCATTAAATACTTTTCTTAATTTTCCTACAACTTCGGCATTTGCATCATTTGTTCCGGCTTTTCCTCTTGCTCCTGTGTATTTTGCAATTGCAATACCATATCCTAATTTTGGAGCATTAGCAGGATCGTGTACTTCCTTGAAGTTAGGATCAAATGCAGCAGTTACATCAGCTGATAATAATGTTGAGTTAATTAAAACATCGTCTATGCCTAATTCAATATTAGTGCATCCTTGTAATTTAAGTAATTTCTTAACAACATAAATCCAGAAATGATGTTTTGCTCCTGTATTTCCATCACTACCAGTTTCTTCCTTATCTGTTAAAATAATAGCAGCACTTCTAAATTCAGGTTCTGATTCAATTAATGCAGTTAATGCTGTATATGAACAAATCCTATCATCATGACCATATGCAGCTATTAATGATCTATCCAAACCAACATCTCTAGCTGGTAATGAAGGAACAACTTCTAATTCTGCGGAAATAAAGTCTTCTTCTACAATACCATATTTTTCATGTAAGATATTTAAAATATTTAATTTTACACTATCTTTTATTTCTTCGTCATATGAAATAGAAATAGTTCCTAATAATAGATTTAAACTTTCACCTGTGAATACTTCTTTAACATCACCAGTTCTTCTATCTAAATGTGGTAATAAGTCAGATATAACAAATACTGGATCATCTTCATTATCCCCTATAGCAACATCTATTTTTGTTCCATCACTTTTGATTATTACACCATGTAATTCAAGAGGGATATTTAACCATTGATATTTCTTTACTCCACCATAATAATGTGTTTTAGCCATTGCTATTCCAGTATCTTCTATAATTGGTTCGGGTTTTAAATCTAATCTAGGAGCATCTACATGAGCTCCAACTAAGTTTATTCCATTAGTTAGATTTCCTTTTACTTTTAATGCAAATAATGACTTATGATTATTTACATAATATACCCCATCGCCATCTTCTATTTTTCCAAGGTTTAAATAATAATCTAAAGGTTTAAATCCTTTTTCTTCTAATATTTTTACAGAATATTCAACAGCTCTTCTTTCTGTTTTTGAAAAATCAATAAACTTTTTATAGCCTTTAGAATAATCATCAATGATATTTCTATCCCTTTTTTCCCATACAGATACATTTTTTCTTACCAGTTTTTCTTTTAATTCTTTTAAATCCATAATTTCACCTCCGGTATAATTTAATAAGTTTTGCTAATTAAATTGTATCATATTATCTCATTATTTTGAAATATGAAAAAAGTTTCATAATCAAAATTATTGCATTTAATTAAATATATTTATATATTATTCAACTATACACGGTTTATTAATTATTTTATTTTTTAGTATAATATTTGTTGTATAATAAATCTAATACAGGGGGTATTGAAATGGCGGATAAAATCGATAGAGAAATAACTCTTGACTTGGTTAGAGTTACTGAAGCAGCTGCTTTAACAAGCAGTTTGTATTTGGGAATGGGAGATAAAAACGCAGTTGATCAAGCAGCTGTAGATGCTATGAGAGGCATGTTAGACTATATTGAAATAAAAGGAACTGTTATAATTGGAGAAGGGGAAAAAGATGAAGCCCCAATGTTATATATTGGAGAAAAGGTAGGAACATGGGAAGAAGATAATGATGAATTTGATATAGCTGTTGATCCTATAGATGGTACAAGGCTTGTAGCATATGGTTTGCCAAATGCTATTAGTGTTATGTTGCTGGCTGAAAAAGGTAAACTAGCTTATTTACCTACATTTTATTCGTATAAGCTAGCGGTTGGGCCGGAACTAAAAGGATTATTAGATATTAGAAGTTCAATAAGGGAAAATTTAAGAGTAGCAGCGGCAGCTTTAAAGGTACCGGTTAGTGAAATAACAGTTGTAGTATTAAATAGAGATAGACATAATAGAATAATAGAAGAGATAAGAGAAGTTGGAGCAAGAATTAAATTAATTGGTGATGGTGATATTGCAGCAGCATTAGCAACAGCAATGCCAGATAGTGGAGTTGATATATATATAGGTATAGGAGGATCTCCAGAAGCTGTGCTAGCTGCAGGAGCTTTAAGAACTTTAGGTGGTGAATTACAAGTTCAATTATGGCCACAAAATGAAGAAGAAAAAGAAAGATTAATACAAGAGGGATGGGATTTAGAAAAAGTTTATTATACTGAAGATTTAGCAGGTGGAGAAAATGTATTATTTTCAGCCACAGGCGTAACAGATGGAGACTTTTTGAAAGGGGTTCATTTTTACAAAGGGAAAGCAATTACTGAAAGTTTAGTAATGAGATCAAAAACAAAAACTATTAGAAAAATAACAACATATCATGATTTAAATCATAAAACAATTAGACTTAAATCAACAGAAGGTGATTTAAAGTTGTTGAGCATTAACAAAAGGCGTGAGGATTATATGGGAGGGGGTATATAGATGATAGCCTTTTTTACAGATTGGGGAAATGATAGTTATTATGTTGGGGTATGTAAAGGTGTAATGAAAAGCATTAATAGAAAAGCAGAAATTATAGATGTTTTACATGATACGAAAAAATTTGATCCTAAAGTAAATGCACATATATTATATAGATTTTCTAGAGATTTTCCCGAAGGTACAATTTTTTTATGTGTAATAGATGCTGGAGTTGGAAGTAATAGGAAACCTATTATTATGAAAACTAAAGAAAGAAATTTTTATTTCATTGCGCCAGATAATGGATTATTAACACTTGTTGCAGAAAATTATGGTGTTGAAAAAGTAGTTGAGATAAGTAATGAAAAATATTATTTTAGAAAAAATTATTCAACAACATTCCATGGAAGGGATATATTCTCTCCAGCAGCAGCATACTTATCAAA comes from Marinitoga litoralis and encodes:
- the sufC gene encoding Fe-S cluster assembly ATPase SufC, whose amino-acid sequence is MLLEVKNLKAKVIEDDKEILKGVNLTINPGEVHVLMGPNGSGKSTLSNVIMGSPKFEVTDGEVLFEGENILELDTNERAKKGIFLTFQHPQEIEGVKMRQFLINAYRNMHPDEKVSPIELNKRLMKLCEDINLKPEFLERYVNSGFSGGEKKKSEILQLFFLKPKLVIIDEIDSGLDVDALKDVAEAINKLKTEDMSILMITHYQRILKYIHPNFVHVYVNGRIVYTGDAQLAEEIEEKGYAVLSEYTDIEEVKEW
- a CDS encoding aminopeptidase, whose amino-acid sequence is MDLKELKEKLVRKNVSVWEKRDRNIIDDYSKGYKKFIDFSKTERRAVEYSVKILEEKGFKPLDYYLNLGKIEDGDGVYYVNNHKSLFALKVKGNLTNGINLVGAHVDAPRLDLKPEPIIEDTGIAMAKTHYYGGVKKYQWLNIPLELHGVIIKSDGTKIDVAIGDNEDDPVFVISDLLPHLDRRTGDVKEVFTGESLNLLLGTISISYDEEIKDSVKLNILNILHEKYGIVEEDFISAELEVVPSLPARDVGLDRSLIAAYGHDDRICSYTALTALIESEPEFRSAAIILTDKEETGSDGNTGAKHHFWIYVVKKLLKLQGCTNIELGIDDVLINSTLLSADVTAAFDPNFKEVHDPANAPKLGYGIAIAKYTGARGKAGTNDANAEVVGKLRKVFNENGVIWQTGELGKVDQGGGGTIAKFFAEKGLSVVDAGVPLFGMHSPYELASKGDLYETYYAYKVFLNKY
- the glpX gene encoding class II fructose-bisphosphatase, which encodes MADKIDREITLDLVRVTEAAALTSSLYLGMGDKNAVDQAAVDAMRGMLDYIEIKGTVIIGEGEKDEAPMLYIGEKVGTWEEDNDEFDIAVDPIDGTRLVAYGLPNAISVMLLAEKGKLAYLPTFYSYKLAVGPELKGLLDIRSSIRENLRVAAAALKVPVSEITVVVLNRDRHNRIIEEIREVGARIKLIGDGDIAAALATAMPDSGVDIYIGIGGSPEAVLAAGALRTLGGELQVQLWPQNEEEKERLIQEGWDLEKVYYTEDLAGGENVLFSATGVTDGDFLKGVHFYKGKAITESLVMRSKTKTIRKITTYHDLNHKTIRLKSTEGDLKLLSINKRREDYMGGGI
- a CDS encoding SAM hydrolase/SAM-dependent halogenase family protein — its product is MIAFFTDWGNDSYYVGVCKGVMKSINRKAEIIDVLHDTKKFDPKVNAHILYRFSRDFPEGTIFLCVIDAGVGSNRKPIIMKTKERNFYFIAPDNGLLTLVAENYGVEKVVEISNEKYYFRKNYSTTFHGRDIFSPAAAYLSKGIPMEEFGEELDTLNLFRYKKAEIINDSIEGEMVFFDTFGNIQTNIPVELGDTIFKKDDTVEIHFEGKVVKAYYERIFNDVLPGELLIHPESSGYLEIAVNQGNAKEYIGVDSEGVEFILRKENS